Proteins encoded in a region of the Variovorax sp. PAMC 28711 genome:
- a CDS encoding L-glutamate gamma-semialdehyde dehydrogenase, translating to MRLPTPYRPEADVVAHRLAALADALDWAAAAAAAAAPWVQQVRKHPPPFWAMESLLREYPISSAEGLALMRLAEALLRVPDAETAIALTADQLGRADFDGAADSALSRLSSSAIAMSKKFLPHNEGQGDHPPGLMAKLGARTVVAATLRAVQLLGRQFVLGQTIDEAMGEARSAHRKHAALRFSYDMLGEGARTDADAMRYLESYVHAINAIATGADRTGAPEQNDGISIKLSALHPRYEDAQHARVMRELVPRVWPLCQLAAASNLNLTIDAEEVDRLELSLDVFEALAAKVAAELPQWRGFGLALQSYQTRALELIDHVIAIARKHKLRLMCRLVKGAYWDAEIKRAQELGLPHYPVFTHKHHSDVSYLACARALLAAPDAIYPQFATHNAGTIAAILQMAKRANAPFELQRLHGMGEGIYREVMKTTTAPVRIYAPVGQHKDLLAYLVRRLLENGANSSFVNQLGDESIGMDELLVSPLWFDAAESFPLPPRLYGPSPARPNSTGLDLTVEPMRAPLFAAFASTRVPTVPEADAASADRAVAASAACFRTWRKTPVAARAAMLRDAADALQADLPRFCALLVKEAFKTWGDAIAEVREAVDFLRYYADEAERIMQPVALPGPTGESNELRLTARGPWVCISPWNFPLAIFMGQVAAALATGNTVLAKPAEQTPAVALEAVKLLQAAGVPADALQLLHGPGETVGAALVAASGVAGVVFTGSTQVAKIIHRALAAKDGAIVPLIAETGGINAMLVDSSALPEQVVDAVVQSAFRSAGQRCSALRLLVLHERIADHVIEMIHGAAGALVAGDASELSTDVGPVIDREAADTIHRHLERLDSTAKVLVAPAGPASAATTLIAPHAYEVTSIDDVKAEIFGPVLQIARWSGDPADAIDRINALGYGLTLGIQTRIDSRAQALASRAHVGNVYVNRNIIGAVVGVQPFGGEGLSGTGPKAGGPHYLYRFCAEQTVTVNTTAAGGNAALLAGLGAH from the coding sequence ATGCGCCTGCCCACGCCCTATCGCCCCGAAGCCGACGTCGTCGCGCACCGCCTCGCCGCATTGGCCGACGCTCTCGACTGGGCCGCCGCCGCCGCCGCGGCCGCCGCGCCCTGGGTGCAGCAGGTCCGCAAGCACCCGCCGCCGTTCTGGGCGATGGAAAGCCTGTTGCGCGAGTACCCGATCTCCAGCGCCGAAGGCCTCGCGCTCATGCGCCTGGCGGAAGCGCTGCTGCGGGTGCCCGATGCCGAGACCGCCATCGCGCTCACCGCCGACCAGCTCGGGCGCGCTGATTTCGACGGCGCGGCGGATTCGGCGCTCTCGCGCCTGTCGTCGTCGGCGATCGCGATGTCCAAAAAATTCCTGCCGCACAACGAAGGACAAGGCGACCACCCGCCGGGCCTGATGGCCAAGCTCGGCGCCCGCACGGTCGTTGCCGCCACCTTGCGCGCGGTGCAGCTGCTCGGCCGCCAGTTCGTGCTCGGCCAGACCATCGACGAGGCGATGGGCGAGGCGCGGTCGGCGCACCGCAAGCACGCGGCGCTGCGGTTCAGCTACGACATGCTCGGCGAAGGCGCGCGCACCGACGCGGATGCGATGCGCTACCTGGAGAGCTACGTTCATGCGATCAATGCGATCGCGACGGGTGCCGACCGGACGGGTGCGCCAGAGCAGAACGACGGCATCTCCATCAAGCTGAGCGCGCTGCACCCGCGTTATGAAGACGCTCAGCACGCGCGCGTGATGCGCGAACTGGTGCCGCGCGTCTGGCCGCTGTGCCAGCTCGCGGCGGCATCGAACCTCAACCTCACGATCGACGCCGAGGAAGTCGACCGGCTCGAACTGTCGCTCGATGTCTTCGAGGCGCTGGCCGCGAAGGTGGCGGCCGAACTGCCGCAGTGGCGCGGCTTCGGCCTCGCGCTGCAGTCGTACCAGACGCGCGCGCTGGAACTCATCGACCACGTCATCGCCATCGCCCGCAAACACAAGCTGCGCCTCATGTGCCGGCTGGTGAAGGGCGCCTACTGGGACGCCGAGATCAAGCGCGCCCAGGAGCTCGGCCTGCCGCACTACCCTGTCTTCACCCACAAGCACCACAGCGACGTGAGTTACCTTGCCTGCGCGCGGGCGCTGCTGGCCGCGCCCGACGCCATCTACCCGCAGTTCGCCACGCACAACGCTGGCACCATCGCGGCCATCTTGCAGATGGCAAAGCGTGCGAATGCCCCGTTCGAGCTGCAGCGGTTGCACGGCATGGGCGAGGGCATCTACCGCGAGGTGATGAAAACGACGACCGCGCCGGTGCGCATCTACGCGCCGGTCGGCCAGCACAAGGATCTTCTGGCCTACCTGGTGCGCCGCCTGCTGGAGAACGGCGCCAATTCGTCTTTCGTGAACCAGCTCGGCGACGAGTCGATCGGCATGGACGAATTGCTGGTGTCGCCGCTCTGGTTCGACGCCGCCGAATCGTTCCCGCTGCCGCCCCGTTTGTATGGTCCGTCACCCGCGCGGCCGAACAGCACGGGACTGGACCTCACGGTCGAGCCGATGCGCGCACCGTTGTTCGCCGCCTTCGCGTCGACCCGCGTGCCCACTGTGCCGGAGGCCGATGCCGCGTCGGCCGACCGTGCCGTCGCCGCGAGCGCCGCGTGCTTCCGCACCTGGCGCAAGACGCCGGTCGCGGCGCGCGCGGCGATGTTGCGCGACGCGGCCGATGCGCTCCAGGCGGACTTGCCGCGCTTTTGCGCGTTGCTCGTGAAAGAAGCTTTCAAGACCTGGGGCGACGCCATCGCCGAGGTGCGCGAGGCGGTCGATTTCCTGCGCTACTACGCCGACGAGGCCGAGCGGATCATGCAGCCCGTCGCGCTGCCCGGTCCCACGGGAGAAAGCAACGAACTGCGCCTGACCGCACGCGGCCCGTGGGTCTGCATCAGCCCGTGGAATTTCCCGCTGGCGATCTTCATGGGCCAGGTGGCCGCCGCACTCGCCACCGGCAACACGGTGCTCGCCAAACCGGCCGAACAGACGCCCGCCGTCGCGCTCGAAGCCGTGAAGCTGCTGCAGGCCGCCGGTGTGCCGGCCGACGCCTTGCAACTGCTGCATGGCCCCGGCGAGACCGTCGGTGCGGCGCTGGTCGCAGCGTCCGGCGTGGCGGGCGTCGTGTTCACCGGCTCGACGCAGGTCGCGAAGATCATCCACCGAGCGCTCGCCGCGAAAGACGGCGCGATCGTCCCGCTGATCGCCGAGACCGGCGGCATCAACGCGATGCTGGTCGATTCGAGCGCGCTGCCCGAGCAGGTGGTCGACGCAGTGGTGCAGAGCGCGTTCCGCTCGGCTGGCCAGCGCTGCTCCGCGCTGCGCCTCCTGGTGCTGCACGAGCGGATCGCCGACCACGTGATCGAGATGATTCATGGCGCAGCCGGTGCGCTCGTCGCCGGCGATGCGAGTGAACTTTCCACCGACGTCGGTCCCGTGATCGACCGCGAGGCGGCCGACACGATCCACCGCCACCTCGAGCGCCTCGATTCGACGGCCAAGGTGCTCGTGGCGCCCGCCGGCCCGGCGTCGGCGGCGACGACCCTGATCGCGCCGCACGCCTACGAAGTGACATCGATCGACGATGTGAAAGCGGAGATCTTTGGGCCGGTGTTGCAGATCGCACGCTGGTCGGGCGATCCGGCCGACGCGATCGACCGCATCAACGCGCTGGGCTACGGCCTCACGCTGGGCATTCAGACGCGCATCGATTCGCGCGCGCAGGCGCTGGCGTCGCGGGCGCACGTCGGCAACGTCTACGTCAACCGCAACATCATCGGCGCGGTGGTCGGCGTGCAGCCTTTCGGTGGTGAAGGCCTGAGCGGCACCGGGCCGAAAGCCGGCGGGCCGCACTACCTCTACCGCTTTTGCGCGGAGCAGACGGTCACGGTGAACACCACGGCCGCGGGCGGCAACGCGGCCTTGTTGGCAGGGCTGGGCGCCCATTGA
- a CDS encoding Lrp/AsnC ligand binding domain-containing protein, which yields MPALLDLDRIDLKLLNILQDDGRISNLKLAEAVALSPTAVLARVQRLTRDGFIQGYEARLDPHKLGRGFTVFVEVLLDRTTPNVFDQFKAAVQVRDEIMECHMVAGGFDYLLKTKMADMAAYRDFAGTVLWQLPGVRETRTYAVMEEVKSSTRLPI from the coding sequence ATGCCAGCCCTTCTCGACCTCGATCGCATCGATCTCAAACTGCTGAATATCCTGCAAGACGATGGGCGGATTTCCAACCTCAAGCTCGCGGAAGCCGTCGCGCTGTCGCCGACCGCCGTGCTCGCGCGCGTCCAGCGCCTGACGCGCGACGGCTTCATCCAGGGTTACGAAGCACGGCTCGACCCGCACAAGCTCGGCCGCGGTTTCACCGTCTTCGTTGAGGTGCTGCTGGACCGCACCACGCCCAACGTGTTCGACCAATTCAAGGCCGCGGTGCAGGTGCGCGACGAGATCATGGAATGCCACATGGTCGCGGGCGGTTTCGACTACCTCCTCAAGACGAAGATGGCCGACATGGCGGCCTACCGTGACTTTGCCGGCACCGTGCTGTGGCAACTGCCCGGCGTGCGGGAGACGCGGACCTATGCGGTGATGGAAGAGGTAAAGAGCTCGACGCGGTTACCCATCTGA
- a CDS encoding LysR family transcriptional regulator, whose protein sequence is MELRHLRYFVVLAEELHFGRAARRLAISQPPLSVAIRQLEDSVAARLFERNSKEVRLTPAGVALQASARRLLRQAEDAATEARDVSQGSAGRLRIGFVGAMLYRGLPQALARFRAAHPAVRITLAELNSGEQMTELLHDRMDIGFVHTSRMPAELRHMLLLSEPFVACLPAGHRLARRRTVSLAGLRDEPFVLFSRNASPDYHERILSICADAGFRPEVRHEVRHWLSVVSLVSQELGVALVPDAMRHAALRGAVFRPLEEEVARSDAYGVWRDGPVNVLIQGFLQAMQTESAIAPTASDG, encoded by the coding sequence ATGGAACTGCGACATCTGCGCTACTTCGTCGTGCTTGCCGAGGAACTGCACTTCGGCCGGGCCGCGCGACGGCTCGCGATTTCGCAGCCACCGCTGAGCGTCGCCATCCGCCAGCTCGAGGATTCGGTGGCCGCGCGGCTGTTCGAGCGCAACAGCAAGGAGGTGCGGCTCACGCCCGCCGGCGTTGCGCTGCAGGCGTCGGCACGCCGGCTGCTGCGGCAGGCCGAGGACGCGGCCACGGAGGCGCGTGACGTGTCGCAGGGCTCGGCCGGGCGCCTGCGCATCGGCTTCGTCGGCGCGATGCTGTATCGCGGGCTGCCACAGGCGCTGGCCCGCTTTCGTGCGGCGCATCCCGCGGTGCGCATCACGCTGGCCGAACTCAACTCGGGCGAGCAGATGACCGAGCTGTTGCACGACCGCATGGACATCGGCTTCGTCCACACCAGCCGCATGCCGGCCGAGCTGCGGCACATGCTGCTGCTGTCGGAACCCTTCGTTGCCTGCCTCCCGGCCGGCCACCGGCTGGCGCGGCGTCGCACCGTGTCGCTCGCCGGCCTGCGCGACGAGCCCTTCGTGCTGTTCTCGCGCAATGCCTCGCCCGACTACCATGAGCGGATTCTTTCGATCTGCGCCGATGCGGGCTTTCGACCCGAAGTGCGCCACGAGGTGCGGCACTGGCTGTCGGTGGTGTCGCTGGTGTCGCAGGAACTGGGCGTGGCGCTGGTACCCGACGCGATGCGCCATGCGGCGCTGCGCGGTGCGGTGTTCCGGCCGCTGGAGGAGGAAGTGGCGCGCTCCGATGCCTACGGCGTGTGGCGCGACGGGCCCGTCAACGTTCTGATCCAGGGCTTCCTGCAGGCGATGCAGACCGAGTCGGCTATCGCGCCGACGGCCTCAGATGGGTAA